The Triticum urartu cultivar G1812 chromosome 6, Tu2.1, whole genome shotgun sequence genome includes the window cccaagccatttcgcggaatctgggctcatcatcgcttcctcatagttcgtaggttcgtcatggtcaagtaacatgacctccagaacaggattaccgtaccactctgatgcggaccgtactctggttgacctacgatgttcggtagtaacttgatctgaagtttcatgatcatcatcattagcttcctcactaattggtgtaggcatcactggaactgatttctgtgatgaactattttccaattcgggagaaggtacaattacctcatcaagttctactttcctcccactcacttctttcgagagaaactccttctctagaaaggatccattcttagcaacaaagatcttgccttcggatctgtgatagaaggtgtacccaacattttattttgggtattctatgaagacgcacttctccgatttgggtttgagcttattaggttgaaactttttcacataagcattgcaacctcaaactttaagaaattacagcttaggtttcttgccaaaccatagttcatacggtgtcgtctcaacggatttagacggtgccctatttaacgtgaatgtagctgtctctaatgcataaccccaaaatgatagtggtaaaacGGTAAGAGACATCgaataaagtacagttatgacgttcggacacaccattatactatggtgttccaggtggcatgagtttgtgaaactattccacattattttaattgaaggccaaactcgtaattcaaatatttgcctctgcgatcagatcgtagaaactttattttcttattacgatgattctctacttcactctgaaattttttgaacttttcaagtgtttcagacttgtgttgcatcaagtagatatacacatatctgctcaaatcatctgtgaaggtcagaaaacaatgatacctgccatgagcctcaattttttgatttttttacaAGAAAAATAATCGATTTTACTGTTCAGTGGAGCTCAGAAGGGTACTttggccccctccccctctaatAATATGCAGGAAATTCCTTTTTTGCTCCTATTCTCAATCCCAGTGCCAACAGACTACTTCTCACATGAGTGAAATTTCCTCTCCAAACTACCAATGTCGTCCATTTTCACCTCCATTGCTGATGTTGTTATCCAATTAGGATCTTGAACAACCCTCCCCCGACGGCCTTGGTTATGAGCCGTGTGACGGTGCCTACTGCTGTGGAGGCACCACCTCGCTACGCCGCCTCATTATCATCCGGGAGCTCTGCTGCGAGATCCATCTACACAAATAACTCAGAGGAGTTGGCATAGGCAGAGGCGGAGATGCTTACAGACGACGAGGCGACTAAGAACCAAGAGCTCCAACCGCACGAGCTCGATGATCTAGATTCAAGATGAAGGAGGATGGGGTTCACCTCGAGGGGAGGGGGTAGGGTGGAGGCATATGAGCGCACTATCGAGGAGTCGCGATAGGACTACCGCCGTGAGCTCCATACCGCGAGCACCTCGCCCGCATGGAGAGCATTGCGGATGGGCGGTCCACCGCCGAGGAGTCACATGCCGAGTATCGCCTTGAGATCCGATACCATAAGCACATGGCTCCGATATGGAGCGCTTGGCGAATAAGGGGTGCACCATCAAGGCGTCGCAATCCGAATACTACCGCGAGTCCTGGTACCGTGACCACGTCGCCGCCTAGTGCCTACACAGTGGTATGTTTTAAATCTCCACAGTTGATTCAATTAAGAGGGCTATACCGAAGCAGATGACCGTACATACATAATCAAGGAAAATAATAATCGCCCTTTCTCTGACACAGCTTTAGAAACTAAGCAATTTGGAAAATTCTTTCAAATACATACTCAACGGTATATTTTCATGTAGCCTATAACTCAAATTTCATTGATCAAATTAATGACCTAGGATACGCTCGGCCCTTATAAGCTAGAAGAGAGTGAGTGGCACTAGTTTTTGTCTTCTTCCTCTAATTTGTTTTAAGCACCAGCCTTGAACATGTGGCGCAAGTATGGACCGAACCTTTGACAAATGGAAACTTGTTGAAAATCAGTCCATGCATGTAAAACTAGTTGGAAAATAAACATTAGACAGAAAATAGCTGGGGAATCCAAGGCTGTCGTAGGTTTCCAAATGCTAGATTCATCGTTGGATGGTTTTCTCTTTGCAATCCTTTCTCAGCACGACAATTAGTTTATTGGTTCACCCATTTACTTAGTTGTTTATTATCAAATTGTATTTTGTTCCTAAAGTGAACAGTTTTTTTTCCCTTCCTTTACATATTTCTTCGGCCGTACGCACGTGCCACAAATGAGTTATTACGTAGCGTGTTTGGTTGAATCATAGGTATACCcgcagcaacaacaacaaaagaACCATATATTTAAAAACAAAAAAGCTCAAAACCAAAAGAACCATATGTGTTGGTAAGAGGTGAATGAAATCGGCAGAGGAAGCATGGATCATCACAGAGGTCGATCACAATCAGTGGCGAAGACAGGCCTGGGGCAGCTAGGGCTATAGCCCCAGGCCTAGAAACAACTTTCTTTGTAATTTTTTCATGCAAAGCATAGAAAATCATAGAAGATCATAGAAGTTTATCACTCAGCATAGCACAGCCCCAGGCGTAGTCTGCATCTAGCTCAGCCACTGATCACAATCACAGGGTAAGTGATAAGAATGGGTACTAAGTATAAACATATGAGTACTGGAGTAGTAGTTAATTTGTTTAATTACCAAAGTCAACCAGAAAACAAAACCATGACCGTACATATATACTCAAGGAAACTAAAAATCAAACAACTTTAACAAGAGCTAGTAGTATGCAATGAGGGTTTGTTTTTCTTTATTTGGTCACTTTGTTGACGAGCACCTCCAGGACAGCCATGGCCTTCTCGGCATCGTTCTTCTTGGAGACATCGTCGGGTGTCTTCTTGTCATTCGCAGGGCGACACCTATCGCAATTCCACTGGGCATGCGCCCCGTTGTTCTCCTTGATGAAGCTGCGGATTTCGGGGAGCTGGGCCATGCCGATGTCGTCCGAGCCCTCTTTGCTCGTGCACAAATTGTCGAGTTTTTCGCCGCCATTGGTCAGCTCCTTGTAGCAGGTTTCAAAGCAGACCTCGTCGGCCTTGGTCAGGTCTGGGTAGCGCTGCTTCTGAAGGCCCGGGCTCGCGTCCCCGGACGCTTTAAGAAGGAGG containing:
- the LOC125515536 gene encoding uncharacterized protein LOC125515536, with product MARLFTIISSFTVLLLLSDVGMAVETAPKVAGGDANVKRLCTDTPYPDLCADMIARYDECKGADDKKLVGMAALTTATLLLKASGDASPGLQKQRYPDLTKADEVCFETCYKELTNGGEKLDNLCTSKEGSDDIGMAQLPEIRSFIKENNGAHAQWNCDRCRPANDKKTPDDVSKKNDAEKAMAVLEVLVNKVTK